In Sphingomicrobium sediminis, the genomic window AGAATATTTTTCCGACGGCATCACCGAAGATGTGATTACCGATTTGAGCAAGGTCTCGGCGCTCGAAGTGGTCGCTCGAAATACGGCCTTCGCCTACAAAGGGCAGGTCGTCGACATCAAGAAGGTGGCCCGCGAGCTCGGCCTCAGTCACGTTATTGAAGGCAGCGTCCGCAAGGCTGGAGGCCGTGTCCGCATCACCGCCCAGCTGATCGACGGGGGAAATGGCAAGCATTTGTGGGCGGATCGCTACGACCGCGAACTGGACGATATTTTTGCCATCCAGGACGAGATCTCCAAGGCCATCGTTGCGGCGCTCAAGGTCACTTTGCTGCCCAAGGAAAAGAAGGCGATCGAGCATCGAGGCACGACGAATTCCGATGCCTACAATCTCTACCTCATGGCACGGCAGAATTGGATCAATGCGAACGGGTTAGACCAGCGGCCGGTGGAAATTGCCGAACGTATCTGTGGCCAGGCCGTGGCGATCGATCCCGAATATGCGCGGGCCTGGGGGCTGATGGCGCTCGCAAGGGCAAGGCTGCGTGTCACCTATGACAAGGATTATGACGTCGAGCAGGCGGCCGAAAAAGCGCTGACCATCGATCCTGAAAATGTCGAGGCTTTGTGTGCGCGCGCCATGATGCTCGGTGCCCGCGGGCAGCATGCGGAGGCGTGGCCGTTTCTCAACCGAGCGCTCGAAAACGACCCGGAATCGTTCGAGGTCCATAAAGAGGTCGCGCGCGCTGCCTTCCAGGAAGGCAATATCGACAAGGCGATCGAGCATTTCGAGAAGACGATGCGGCTGCTCTCCACTGATTATCATGGCGCCGGCATGTTGATGACTTGCTACAAGGCCAAGAAAGATCCCGACAATGCCAAGCGCGTCGCCCAGATTGTCGTCGATCGTTGTGAGAAGATATTCGCCAAGGATCCAGTCAACGGCCCGGCTTTTGGCATGGGGGTTGGCGCGCTCTCGGTGATGGGCGACTTGGATCGTGCGCAGGAATGGCTCGATCGCGCTCTGCTCGTCGATCCCGACAATCTCCATATGCGCTACAATCTGGCATGTACGCTCGCCTGCGAGATGGAGGACAAGGATAAGGCTATCGAAGTGCTCGAACCTTTCTTCGCGAAGATCGGCTACGAGATGCTCCACCATAGCGAGGCCGATCCGGACATGGACCCGATCCGCGATGATCCGCGCTACCAAGAGATGTACAAGGCCGCGCTAAAGCGGACCGACGCTTCTCGGGCTGCGTCATGAGCCAGGTCTTCATCTCCTACGCGCGGTCGACCGAGGCCATTGCCAAGGCGGTGGGAGAGGAGCTTCGATCAACCGGCTTTGAAGTCTGGCGCGATGATGAACTGCCGGCGCACCGCTCCTATTCGGAAGTCATCGAGGAGCGGCTGGCCCAGGCCAAGGCGGTCGTGGTGCTCTGGTCCAATGAAGCGCTACGCTCGCAATGGGTCCGTGCCGAAGCCGATGCGGCGCGCGAGGCCGGAACGCTGGTTCAGATGAGCGTGGACGGCACCAAGCCGCCGATTCCTTTCAACCAAATACAGTGTGCGGACCTCGCGGACTGGACGGGCGATAGCGAACATCGAGGATGGCAGAAGATCGTCGATAGCGTCGGCTCGCTCATCGGCGCTGGTGAAGCGGAGGCGCCAAATAGCGAAGAACCTGTCGCCGCAACGCCGGCCAAACGCATCATGGTTCTGCCTTTCCAGAATATGAGTGGGGATAGCGAGCAGGAATATTTCTCCGACGGGATCAGTGAAGACATCATCACCGATCTCAGCAAAGTGTCAGCGCTCAACGTCGTCGCGCGCAACCAAGCCTTTTCGTACAAGAACAAGGATGTGGACATTGCCGCGATTGGCCGCGACCTTGGCGTCAGTCATGTCGTGGAGGGCAGTGTCCGGAAGGCCGAGGGCCGCGTTCGCATTACCGCTCAGCTGATCGATACTGACGCATGCAATCAGGTCTGGGCCGAGCGCTATGATCGCGAGCTGAAGGATATTTTTGCGCTGCAGGACGAAATTTCCAAGGCGATTGTCGCTGCGCTGCGCCTGAAACTGCTGCCCCAAGAAAAGAAGGCGATCGAGCAGCGGCAGACGACCGATTCCGATGCCTACAATCTCTATCTCAAGGCACGGCAGCTTTGGATCACTGGAAACGAAGGCGATTATCGTCCGCTCGAACTGGTCGTTCGTATCTGTCGGCAGGCGACCGCAATAGACCCCCAATATGCCAAGGCCCTAGGGCTGATGGCGCTGGCGCAGGCGCGATTGCTCATCACTTACGACCATGACGTCGACCCGCTGCCCGCCGCCGACAAGGCGCTTGCACTCGATCCCGACAATCCAGAGGCGCATTGCGCCAAGGCGCTTCTCCTCGGTTCACAGGGCGAGCATGAAGAAGCGATGGCCCAGATCAACGATGCATTGGCAGTCGATCCGGAGAGCTTCGAGGTCAATAAGGTCGCCGCGCGCATCGTATTCCAGCAGGGCAAGATGGAAGAAGCGGTGCCCTACTATGAGAAATCGATGGAGCTGGTCGAAAGCGACTATCACGGGGCCGGTATGCTTCACACTTGTTATAGCGCTCTCGGCGACGAGACCAATGTGATGCGCGTGGCGCGCATAACGGTCGATCGCTGCACCGCCGCAGTGGACAAGGATCCCGGCAATGTCAGCGCGCTCGCAATTGGCGCCGGCTCGCTGGCCAGTCTCGGGGCAAGAGAACAAGCGCGACAGTGGATCGACCGAGCCATGCTGCTCGACCCGGATAATATGATCATGCGGTACAATTTGGCTTGTTCACTCGCGACCGACCTCGCTGACAACGAACGCGCGATCGAATTGCTAGGACCATTTTTTGCAAAGATCGGCCCCGCACACATCCTTCATGTCGAAGCCGATCCAGATGTGGATTCGCTACGCGACGATCCGCGCTTTCAAAAGATGATGTCGGAGGCCAAAGCGCGCGCCGAGCGACCAGAGGCGAGCTGATCAGTCGATGGCTGAGGGGGATCGAAGCATGATGGCCGCGACCGGCAAGGCTGCCGACCCAGCATCGCAATTGAGACCAAGGCTGGCCTTGCGCATCGGTATTACCGGGCACAGGCCGCCACGGTTGTCGCAAGAACAATTTGACCGCATCAAGACGCAATGTGGCGAAGTGCTGAAGCTAGCCCGCACTTCGCTTGATACGCTGCAGTCTAATCATAGCGACATCTTCTCGGACGAGGCCCCGATCTGCAAACTGGTCTCATCACTCGCCGAGGGCGCCGACGTCTTGGCGGCTGAAGCCGCGCTCGAGAACGGCCTCGGCCTGTCGGCCTGCCTTCCATTCAAAGCCGAAATCTACCAACAGGATTTTGATGGTGAGAGCTGGAAAACGACCGCCTCTCTGATCGAACGCGCAGACGCGGTCATGGCGCTGGCGGACTTCGACGGCGGTGATGAGGCCGCTTACGAGACTGCAGGCAGGGTTGTTCTTTCCCAGGTCGATATCCTGATCGCAGTTTGGGATGGCAAAGCGGCGAGGGGCCGCGGCGGCACCGCCGAACTGATTGCCGAGGCGGTGGCGAGCCATGTGCCGATCATCCACATCGATGCTCGCAGTGAAGTTGAGCCACTTTTGCTGTGGAGCGGCCTCAAAGATGTGGTGCCTGATCGTCCCTCCCTCGCAGGTGTCGCGCGCAAAAATGCGACCGCCTTGTTACCGGCCCTGATCGAGGCGCTTTGCGAACCGCCGCGCGAGGACCAACGCGACGAGTTGCATGCATTCGTCCATGGGGTGCATCGGATAGAAGGTCGGGCATGGGGCTGGCCGATGCTGCTGGCACTGACTGGTGCCAAGACGTGGAAGAAAACGTCATTTTCGACGCCCAAAGCTGCCACATGCGCAAGCTACATGAAGCCGCAGACGACGCCTTTTTCGACGCATGGTGCCTTCGGGCACCGGCTCGACAACCTTATGCTCAACCGGTTCGGTCAGGCCGATGCCGAGGCGACTGCATTTGCGCTGCGCTTCCGCTCGAGTTTCGTGACGAATTTTGCGTTGGCAGCACTCGCTGTGCTGCTGGCGCTGGCCGGCCTGTTGGCGCCGGCGATGAAATTGTTGTTCATCGCGATCGAGCTACTGGTGATCTTGCTCATCATTGCCAATACGCGAAGGGCCAATCGAAAGGCGTGGCACAGACGCTGGCTCGACCGCAGGAGCCTTGCCGAGCAATTGCGGCAATTGGTGATCTGCTCGACTCTGGGGCAATTGTCGCTGCGAAGCGGCGAAGACGTCGCCATGCAGCCCGGCTGGGTGAACTGGTATGCGCGCGCCAATGCACGGCAATTGGGTCTGATCCCGGCTGATTTCGACCGGTCCTTCCTCGAGAAGGTGAGGGCCAACATGGTCACGATGATCGATGACCAGATCGGCTATCATGAGGGGAATGCCAAGACGATGATGCGGGCCAATCGGCGCCTGCATTCCATTGGTGACTTGTTGTTCGTGGGGACCATTTTGGCTTGCGCGACCTACATCGGCTATTGGCTTCTCTTCGGCGTTCCCAGTAGCGACGTAAAGGTCGGGATGGCGGAGATCGTGACCTTCATCACCGCTTTGTTCCCGGCGCTCGCGGCTGCCCTCTACGGCATTCGGATGCAAGGCGATTTTGCCGCATCTGCGGAACGCTCGGACTTCATTGCGCGGAGCCTAGGCCGCTTGAAGTCCAGCATGCTGGCCGACGATGTCTCCTACGAGGGCCTCGTCGAGCGTTCGCGAAGACTGGGCGACATCATGATGGGTGAAGTCGACCAGTGGAGGGTGCATTTTGAATCCCGCCCCTTGCGGCTGCCGGGGTAGCGGATCGCTTGGCCGTAACGATCGAACGATCGACATTGGGCAACTTACGAATTTCGGTGCCGAAGAATGCGGCGAGGCCGGCAATCACGGCCACCAATTTTGGGACCACGATCAGGAGCGGTC contains:
- a CDS encoding TIR domain-containing protein, coding for MSQVFISYARSTEAIAKAVGEELRSTGFEVWRDDELPAHRSYSEVIEERLAQAKAVVVLWSNEALRSQWVRAEADAAREAGTLVQMSVDGTKPPIPFNQIQCADLADWTGDSEHRGWQKIVDSVGSLIGAGEAEAPNSEEPVAATPAKRIMVLPFQNMSGDSEQEYFSDGISEDIITDLSKVSALNVVARNQAFSYKNKDVDIAAIGRDLGVSHVVEGSVRKAEGRVRITAQLIDTDACNQVWAERYDRELKDIFALQDEISKAIVAALRLKLLPQEKKAIEQRQTTDSDAYNLYLKARQLWITGNEGDYRPLELVVRICRQATAIDPQYAKALGLMALAQARLLITYDHDVDPLPAADKALALDPDNPEAHCAKALLLGSQGEHEEAMAQINDALAVDPESFEVNKVAARIVFQQGKMEEAVPYYEKSMELVESDYHGAGMLHTCYSALGDETNVMRVARITVDRCTAAVDKDPGNVSALAIGAGSLASLGAREQARQWIDRAMLLDPDNMIMRYNLACSLATDLADNERAIELLGPFFAKIGPAHILHVEADPDVDSLRDDPRFQKMMSEAKARAERPEAS
- a CDS encoding TIR domain-containing protein, producing the protein MSQVFISYARSTEAIAKAVGDRLREAGYKVWRDDELPAHRSYSDVIEERLREAKAVVVLWSAEAIRSQWVRAEADVAREAGTLVQMSVDGVTPPIPFNQIQCADVNGWSGDTNHPGWGKVADSVASLVGAQQNVDEAPREASAPSGLTICVLPFVNMSGDGDQEYFSDGITEDVITDLSKVSALEVVARNTAFAYKGQVVDIKKVARELGLSHVIEGSVRKAGGRVRITAQLIDGGNGKHLWADRYDRELDDIFAIQDEISKAIVAALKVTLLPKEKKAIEHRGTTNSDAYNLYLMARQNWINANGLDQRPVEIAERICGQAVAIDPEYARAWGLMALARARLRVTYDKDYDVEQAAEKALTIDPENVEALCARAMMLGARGQHAEAWPFLNRALENDPESFEVHKEVARAAFQEGNIDKAIEHFEKTMRLLSTDYHGAGMLMTCYKAKKDPDNAKRVAQIVVDRCEKIFAKDPVNGPAFGMGVGALSVMGDLDRAQEWLDRALLVDPDNLHMRYNLACTLACEMEDKDKAIEVLEPFFAKIGYEMLHHSEADPDMDPIRDDPRYQEMYKAALKRTDASRAAS